A genomic region of Metopolophium dirhodum isolate CAU chromosome 1, ASM1992520v1, whole genome shotgun sequence contains the following coding sequences:
- the LOC132934784 gene encoding cystathionine beta-synthase-like: protein MADPAVVLVNKEKIEEVKIKDGCIGYDIDAYFEKFRPDKDSQCTWTKDLCAKDTPHIHNENVNNKNEILPNILHAIGNTPLVKLNRIPQAEGIECEILAKCEFLNPGGSTKDRIGWKMVEDAERQGLLKPGITIIEPSSGNSGIGLAMAASVKGYGCIIVMPMKMSREKVDTLRLLGATIVRTPTSAAFNELDGLIRVTHKLHLEDPENTIILDQYRNKYNPLAHFDGTGQEILEQTNYKVDAVVAGTGTGGTITGIGRKLKQALGDKCRIIAADPYGSILSLPESLNETDIQMYDVEGIGYDFVPTVLDRSVVDEWIKTDDKHSFPMARRLAREEGLLCGGSSGSVMHVALQVAKTMKKGQRLVVILPDGIRNYMSKFVQDEWMREKGHDLVEDEQQLS, encoded by the exons ATGGCAGATCCAGCTGTAGTATTGGTCAACAAGGAGAAGATCGAAGAAGTGAAAATCAAAGACGGCTGTATTGGTTATGATATCGATGCGTATTTCGAAAAATTCAGACCAGATAAAGATAGTCAGTGCACTTGGACAAAAGATTTATGCGCGAAAGATACACCTCATATTCACAATGAAAATGT aaataataaaaatgaaattttaccaaatatattgCATGCCATTGGCAATACACCTTTGGTGAAGTTGAATCGAATACCTCAAGCAGAGGGCATTGAATGCGAGattt tGGCAAAATGTGAATTTTTGAATCCCGGTGGTAGTACTAAGGATAGAATAGGATGGAAAATGGTTGAAGATGCTGAACGTCAAGGATTGCTAAAACCTGGAATTACAATAATTGAACCATCATCAGGAAACTcgg gaatTGGATTAGCCATGGCTGCTTCGGTTAAGGGATATGGTTGCATAATAGTGATGCCAATGAAAATGTCTCGTGAAAAGGTAGATACTCTACGATTGCTAGGTGCAACAATTGTGCGTACACCTACATCAGCTGCTTTTAATGAATTGGATGGTTTGATACGTGTAACACATAAGTTACATTTGGAAGATCCTGAAAATACCATAATACTTGATCAG tatcGTAACAAATATAATCCACTGGCACATTTTGATGGGACTGGCCAAGAAATATTGgaacaaacaaattataaagtaGATGCAGTAGTGGCTGGTACTGGTACAGGTGGCACAATTACAGGCATTGGCAGGAAGTTGAAACAAGCACTTGGAGATAAATGTCGCATAATAGCAGCTGATCCTTATGGTAGCATCTTATCACTGCCTGAAAGTCTTAATGAAACAGATATACAGATGTATGACGTAGAAGGCATTGGTTATGATTTTGTGCCAACAGTGCtgg ATAGATCGGTTGTAGATGAATGGATTAAGACTGATGATAAACACTCTTTTCCCATGGCTAGGAGATTGGCACGCGAAGAAGGATTGTTGTGTG gtGGAAGCAGTGGTTCGGTGATGCATGTTGCTCTTCAAGTAGCCAAGACTATGAAGAAAGGTCAAAGACTAGTTGTAATATTGCCTGACGGTATACGAAATTATATGTCCAAGTTTGTTCAAGACGAATGGATGCGTGAAAAAGGACATGATCTTGTTGAAGATGAGCAGCAATTGTCTTAA